The following coding sequences lie in one Zingiber officinale cultivar Zhangliang chromosome 2B, Zo_v1.1, whole genome shotgun sequence genomic window:
- the LOC122047720 gene encoding metacaspase-1-like encodes MFPPYRAMMLIDCSHCRTQLQLPPGASSIRCAVCRAVTYVADSRSSPMIPSAPSFQPPPGPGPPPIYPPPPSWSTPSPPQRPGGRKKAVICGITYRNTRHELKGCINDAKCMKYLLINRFGFQESNIIMLTEEERDPYKIPIKHNIMMAMYWLVKGCQPGDSLVFHYSGHGSQQRDYRGEEADGYDETLCPLDFQKNGMIVDNDINEALVRPLPSGVRLHAIIDACHSGTMLDLPYLCRMNRSGVYAWEDHRPRNGAWKGTSGGEAISFSGCDDDQTSADTTALSGITSTGAMTYCFIQAIERGQGATYGTILSSMRSTIRGSGDSLSSGPVTSLITMLLTGGSMPGTLRQEPQLTSNEMFDVYSKPFSL; translated from the exons ATGTTCCCTCCCTACCGGGCGATGATGCTGATTGACTGCTCCCACTGCCGCACCCAGCTGCAGCTCCCCCCGGGGGCTTCCTCGATCCGCTGCGCCGTCTGCCGGGCCGTCACCTACGTAGCCGATTCTAGGAGCTCCCCGATGATTCCTTCGGCTCCTTCCTTCCAACCGCCCCCCGGTCCCGGCCCCCCTCCGATTTACCCGCCGCCCCCTTCCTGGAGTACGCCGTCGCCGCCGCAGAGACCGGGTGGGCGGAAGAAGGCGGTGATTTGCGGAATCACGTATCGGAACACAAGGCACGAGCTGAAGGGGTGCATCAATGACGCCAAGTGTATGAAGTACCTCCTTATCAATCGATTCGGCTTCCAGGAGTCCAACATAATTATGTTGACAG AGGAAGAAAGAGATCCATACAAGATTCCAATTAAACACAACATAATGATGGCAATGTATTGGCTTGTCAAAGGTTGTCAACCTGGAGACTCTTTGGTATTTCACTACTCTGGCCATGGTTCCCAACAAAGAGATTACAGAGGGGAAGAAGCAGATGGCTACGATGAGACTCTTTGTCCTCTAGACTTTCAGAAAAATGGAATGATCGTTGATAACGATATTAATGAGGCACTAGTTAGGCCACTACCTTCTGGAGTTAGGCTTCATGCTATTATAGATGCTTGTCACAGTGGCACTATGCTAGATCTACCTTATCTTTGCAGAATGAACAG GAGTGGAGTTTATGCATGGGAAGATCATCGACCTCGAAATGGTGCTTGGAAAGGTACAAGTGGCGGAGAAGCCATTTCATTCAGTGGTTGTGATGATGATCAGACCTCTGCAGACACTACG GCTTTATCAGGGATTACTTCAACAGGTGCCATGACTTATTGCTTCATCCAGGCCATTGAGCGAGGACAAGGGGCTACATATGGAACTATACTGTCTTCCATGCGATCCACCATTAGGGGATCTGGTGATTCACTCTCTTCAGGCCCTGTTACCTCACTCATCACTATGTTGCTGACTGGAGGTAGTATGCCTGGCACACTCAGACAG